The proteins below are encoded in one region of Streptomyces roseirectus:
- a CDS encoding aspartyl/asparaginyl beta-hydroxylase domain-containing protein has protein sequence MTTHTTAYDIPVRDEDNVDEDAWPRAEILAGLPATARLALDFSPELLLADLERLGGGAWGRPQYTDGSGASGDITGTDWRNLPLHSIGGHDDRHDAGGPQLDDFAPAPRLAEVPYLREVLESIPAPIRSARLFALGPGAVSPEHHDTKASFPWGWLRLHIPIVTLPEAVLRIDGGEHCWSVGGLWYADFSRPHQVVNTGTGTRVHLVVDTHVTRELMALFPPEFHTPEVLRSVPYHRAGEDLKDTEAEALRCRFPMPRSYADFQEREGEFTNRQPSVDAAVDWHEGRLTLFLDGEPSFGLVHMGEHEFRFAGWVQERTLQIVTTADGTPRVVLRTHRGAETRTLELPAEPLPA, from the coding sequence ATGACCACGCACACCACCGCCTACGACATACCCGTCCGCGACGAGGACAACGTCGACGAGGACGCCTGGCCGCGCGCCGAGATCCTGGCGGGGCTGCCCGCCACCGCCCGGCTCGCCCTCGACTTCTCCCCCGAGCTCCTGCTGGCGGACCTGGAACGGCTGGGCGGCGGCGCCTGGGGCCGCCCCCAGTACACCGACGGCTCCGGCGCGTCCGGCGACATCACCGGAACCGACTGGCGCAACCTGCCGCTGCACAGCATCGGCGGCCACGACGACCGGCACGACGCGGGCGGCCCGCAGCTGGACGACTTCGCCCCCGCGCCGCGCCTCGCGGAGGTCCCCTACCTGCGCGAGGTCCTGGAGTCGATCCCCGCCCCCATCCGCAGCGCGCGCCTGTTCGCGCTCGGGCCGGGTGCCGTCAGCCCGGAGCACCACGACACCAAGGCGTCGTTCCCCTGGGGCTGGCTGCGGTTGCACATCCCGATCGTGACGCTGCCCGAAGCCGTGCTCCGCATCGACGGCGGGGAGCACTGCTGGTCCGTGGGCGGCCTGTGGTACGCCGACTTCAGCCGGCCCCACCAGGTGGTGAACACGGGCACCGGCACGCGCGTCCACCTCGTCGTCGACACCCATGTGACGCGTGAGCTGATGGCGCTGTTCCCGCCGGAGTTCCACACGCCCGAGGTACTGCGCAGCGTGCCCTACCACCGGGCGGGCGAGGACCTGAAGGACACCGAGGCCGAGGCGCTGCGCTGCCGGTTCCCGATGCCGCGCTCGTACGCGGACTTCCAGGAGCGCGAGGGCGAGTTCACCAACCGTCAGCCCTCGGTGGACGCGGCCGTCGACTGGCACGAGGGCCGGCTGACCCTCTTCCTGGACGGCGAACCCTCGTTCGGCCTGGTCCACATGGGCGAGCACGAGTTCCGTTTCGCCGGCTGGGTCCAGGAGCGCACACTCCAGATCGTCACCACGGCGGACGGCACCCCGCGCGTCGTCCTGCGCACCCACCGCGGCGCCGAGACCCGCACCCTCGAACTCCCCGCCGAACCCCTGCCCGCTTGA
- a CDS encoding cytochrome P450, giving the protein MDPLSAEMLADPYPTYRRLREEEPISRHEKLDAWIVTRHSDCARVLREPETYASDFRKIGDPVTPELLSVQTLDAPEHTVLRRAILPALRDLDLKRWVADTRSAAAKLLAEVEGRDFDFVTEFAEPLAVESMCELFGLPFIDDVPRFRDAQRDLVLSMDAGLDASRVEPGIRAREYLSTLIEPWTTTHPDAGLLSGIDTGSVGEHRAELVNSLRAIFVAGYSSSSAMFGNALQPLLEHGLLAGDTPPALDGTAFNELVRFNGAVQATSRAVVQDTVLGDRRLRRGEVVVVFLAAANRDPDVFDAPEELRLDRDPNPHLGFGRGVHSCLGTHLALRLATDVVGDFVRQYRVHAVRPPVQRPTATMRGFDELMVRAQRR; this is encoded by the coding sequence ATGGATCCACTGTCCGCGGAGATGCTGGCGGATCCCTATCCGACCTACCGACGGCTGCGCGAAGAGGAGCCCATCAGCCGCCACGAGAAGCTGGACGCCTGGATCGTCACCCGGCACTCCGACTGCGCGCGCGTGCTGCGCGAACCGGAGACGTACGCGTCGGACTTCCGGAAGATCGGCGACCCGGTGACCCCGGAACTGCTCAGCGTGCAGACCCTCGACGCTCCCGAGCACACCGTGCTGCGCCGGGCGATCCTGCCCGCGCTGCGCGACCTCGACCTCAAGCGCTGGGTGGCGGACACCCGGTCGGCGGCGGCCAAGCTGCTGGCCGAGGTGGAGGGGCGGGACTTCGACTTCGTCACCGAGTTCGCCGAACCCCTCGCGGTGGAGAGCATGTGCGAGCTGTTCGGCCTGCCGTTCATCGACGACGTGCCGCGTTTCCGCGACGCCCAGCGGGACCTCGTCCTCAGCATGGACGCGGGCCTCGACGCGAGCCGCGTCGAACCGGGGATCCGGGCGCGGGAGTACCTGAGCACGCTGATCGAGCCCTGGACCACGACCCATCCGGACGCCGGGCTGCTCAGCGGCATCGACACCGGCTCGGTCGGCGAGCACCGCGCCGAACTCGTCAACTCGCTGCGGGCGATCTTCGTGGCCGGCTACTCGTCCAGCAGCGCGATGTTCGGCAACGCCCTGCAGCCGCTGCTGGAGCACGGGCTGCTGGCCGGTGACACGCCGCCCGCCCTGGACGGCACGGCCTTCAACGAGCTGGTCCGCTTCAACGGCGCCGTGCAGGCCACCAGCCGGGCCGTCGTCCAGGACACCGTCCTCGGTGACCGGCGGCTGCGCCGGGGCGAGGTGGTCGTGGTGTTCCTCGCCGCCGCCAACCGCGACCCCGACGTCTTCGACGCCCCCGAGGAGCTGCGGCTCGACCGCGACCCCAATCCCCACCTCGGGTTCGGCCGCGGCGTGCACTCCTGCCTGGGCACCCACCTGGCGCTGCGGCTCGCGACCGACGTCGTCGGCGACTTCGTCCGCCAGTACCGCGTCCACGCCGTACGGCCCCCCGTCCAGCGCCCCACCGCGACGATGCGCGGTTTCGACGAACTGATGGTCAGGGCGCAGCGCCGGTGA
- a CDS encoding BTAD domain-containing putative transcriptional regulator: MSISTTADAPRQEYFGATLRRHRLEAGLTQQRLAEQSGVSVREIRYLERSQVLRPSAEIRRRLDSALSDGGPVCDVEAPCEDGTPLIGVLGPLVVWRGGESVRLDAMKQRLLLALLALRPNEAVGRDEIVDVLWPDEAPASCVNLVHTYVARLRRALRSERGAGAARNWIDRCGGGYALRADADELDVLRFTMLLDRADALDDPGLRADTLAAALGCWRGPVAADLDAGPTVFTEWTELPARRIEAALAYADLAMSSGGQQRAAVALRKVARDEPWHEALHARLMLALAASGQRTASLDVFQDMRKRLRNDLGLEPGAELKAAQSAVLREDEFL, from the coding sequence ATGAGCATTTCGACGACCGCGGACGCCCCGCGGCAGGAGTACTTCGGCGCGACGTTGCGCAGACACCGGCTGGAGGCCGGCCTCACCCAGCAGAGGCTCGCCGAGCAGTCGGGGGTCAGCGTCCGGGAGATCCGTTACCTGGAACGCAGTCAGGTGCTGCGGCCCAGCGCCGAGATACGGCGCCGCCTCGACTCGGCGCTCAGCGACGGCGGCCCGGTGTGCGACGTCGAGGCGCCGTGCGAGGACGGTACTCCGCTGATCGGTGTGCTGGGCCCGCTCGTCGTGTGGCGGGGCGGGGAGTCGGTGCGGCTGGACGCCATGAAGCAGCGGCTGCTGCTCGCGCTGCTGGCGCTGCGGCCCAACGAGGCGGTCGGCCGGGACGAGATCGTCGACGTCCTGTGGCCGGACGAGGCCCCCGCGAGCTGTGTGAATCTCGTCCACACCTATGTGGCCCGGCTGCGCAGGGCCCTGCGGTCCGAGCGGGGCGCGGGCGCCGCCCGGAACTGGATCGACCGCTGCGGTGGCGGCTACGCGCTCCGGGCCGACGCGGACGAGCTGGACGTGCTGCGCTTCACCATGCTGCTCGACCGGGCCGACGCGCTCGACGACCCCGGGCTGCGGGCGGACACGCTGGCCGCTGCGCTGGGCTGCTGGCGTGGCCCCGTGGCCGCGGATCTCGACGCCGGGCCGACCGTGTTCACGGAGTGGACGGAGCTGCCGGCCCGCCGGATCGAGGCCGCGCTCGCCTATGCCGACCTGGCCATGTCCTCGGGCGGACAGCAGCGTGCGGCCGTGGCCCTGCGGAAAGTGGCGCGGGACGAACCGTGGCACGAGGCGCTGCACGCCCGGCTGATGCTGGCGTTGGCGGCATCCGGCCAGCGAACGGCCTCACTGGATGTTTTCCAGGACATGAGAAAGCGGCTGCGCAACGACCTCGGTCTGGAACCGGGCGCCGAACTGAAAGCGGCTCAGTCGGCCGTTCTGCGCGAAGACGAATTCCTGTAG
- a CDS encoding methyltransferase, translating into MKPVAGSVPSASDPSASDPPAPDSVVDGDDPRALVWDIIRGEWRFSALYAFVALDLARWLRDGPLDVAELARRCGADAGALARLLRTNAALGVVRTVSVREGRRCYALTPAGLTLHGGAEHSMRSVVIPQGAPDFREAMGSLAEAVRAGRSPFVTRFGSLYAYLEGDPEARGHFDAHMATRSRTIADAAVARYDFSGVSCLVDVGGGVGTILAAVLKANPRVRGVLFELEHVLPGAREFLASEGVLDRCELVAGDFFRSVPRADAYLLSNVLHNWSDTDAIAIGRTVVSAMSGAGRCLFLDMLLPEDDRPHLGKDLDMRMLALHPGGRERGRAEYLALLREAGLVAERVVDLPYALSLIEAVPAR; encoded by the coding sequence ATGAAGCCTGTTGCCGGTTCCGTGCCGTCGGCGTCGGATCCGTCGGCGTCTGATCCGCCGGCCCCGGACAGCGTCGTCGACGGCGACGACCCCCGGGCGCTCGTGTGGGACATCATCCGGGGCGAGTGGCGGTTCTCCGCGCTGTACGCCTTCGTCGCCCTGGACCTGGCGCGCTGGTTGCGCGACGGCCCGCTCGACGTGGCCGAACTCGCCCGGCGCTGCGGGGCGGACGCCGGGGCGCTCGCGCGGCTGCTGCGCACGAACGCGGCGCTCGGCGTCGTCCGCACGGTGTCCGTCCGGGAGGGCCGGCGCTGTTATGCGCTGACCCCGGCGGGGCTGACCCTGCACGGTGGGGCGGAGCATTCGATGCGGTCGGTCGTCATTCCGCAGGGGGCGCCCGACTTCAGGGAGGCGATGGGGTCGCTGGCCGAGGCCGTGCGGGCGGGGCGTTCTCCGTTCGTCACGCGGTTCGGGTCCCTGTACGCCTATCTCGAAGGCGATCCCGAGGCCAGGGGGCACTTCGACGCCCACATGGCGACGCGTTCGCGGACGATCGCGGACGCGGCGGTGGCCCGCTACGACTTCTCCGGCGTCTCCTGCCTCGTCGACGTGGGCGGGGGTGTGGGGACCATCCTCGCGGCCGTGCTGAAGGCCAACCCCCGTGTGCGCGGGGTGCTGTTCGAGCTGGAGCATGTGCTGCCCGGCGCGCGGGAGTTCCTGGCGTCCGAGGGCGTGCTGGACCGGTGCGAGCTGGTGGCCGGTGACTTCTTCCGGTCCGTGCCCCGCGCGGACGCGTATCTGCTCTCCAACGTCCTGCACAACTGGTCCGACACGGACGCGATCGCCATCGGGCGGACCGTCGTGTCGGCCATGTCCGGCGCCGGCCGGTGCCTGTTCCTCGACATGCTACTGCCGGAGGACGACCGGCCGCACCTCGGCAAGGACCTCGACATGCGGATGCTCGCGCTGCACCCCGGTGGCCGGGAGCGCGGGCGCGCCGAGTACCTGGCCCTGCTGCGGGAGGCGGGGCTGGTGGCCGAGCGTGTCGTCGACCTCCCGTACGCGCTCAGCCTCATCGAGGCCGTTCCGGCCCGCTGA
- a CDS encoding RICIN domain-containing protein, with amino-acid sequence MRQVTQFIAGLVTLAVAGTAAPAFAASRENAERGARPSLAGALDPLSPAEVSKFESTYPDKAKLVHEAAAATRSRTAGTSAIREGAYVRIRNWNSDKCLAIGSSSTDNGAHAIQWDYTGSNGQRWY; translated from the coding sequence ATGCGTCAGGTCACCCAGTTCATCGCCGGTCTCGTCACCCTCGCAGTCGCGGGAACGGCCGCTCCCGCCTTCGCCGCCTCCCGGGAGAACGCCGAGCGGGGCGCCCGGCCCTCGCTCGCTGGAGCGCTGGACCCGCTGAGCCCGGCCGAGGTGTCGAAGTTCGAGAGCACGTATCCGGACAAGGCGAAGCTGGTGCACGAGGCCGCCGCCGCGACTCGCTCTCGCACGGCTGGCACATCCGCCATTCGAGAAGGCGCGTACGTCCGTATCCGCAACTGGAACAGCGACAAGTGCCTCGCGATCGGCTCCAGCAGCACCGACAACGGCGCACACGCCATCCAGTGGGACTACACCGGCTCGAACGGCCAGCGCTGGTACTGA
- a CDS encoding helix-turn-helix domain-containing protein — translation MLGELLRGHRRRRGLSQEELADRSGVSVRTISHVETGRIDRPRPTTVRQLADALGLTGARREEFQDATTGDDPLPAPNQRPCAHPAFTCRSGELDQLDALLANTPQHAAISAIVGTAGVGKTALAVHWAWRHADRFPDVLLYVDLGGFHPTAPAEHADRAPEARIGLYRGLLAGKHVLVLIDALPPHPANALEDLDIDAAFVASLRAEGCRIPFRIQRLDGGVRQVDDGDRRFHGSKDAGLTHPPYEWDDDRDAAGQFLDMITTAQVGRIARAAGVRQKDVKAVVKVRSDEKSRAAVAGASSYAWMFEHMAALAAVKRGNLDWDAAEALRRKWITDLIKRRDLPKNITNDLIGHVNNALLNGSWGLSEDLDKEPTTEILAAFLGLNSEQAKNRGGFAGHVAKDPSRAPQLQFAALAAVREKCATRRAWRTDSQRSDRIRKPTGRWFMVLEALGYPLTPIEQSVVDDEPYDPAKKKPRAAIASGDERGTEQGSGTAEETDGQEAEEPANDDEVTA, via the coding sequence ATGCTCGGTGAGTTGCTGCGGGGCCACCGGCGCCGGCGGGGACTCTCGCAGGAGGAACTGGCGGACCGCTCCGGCGTCAGCGTCCGCACGATCAGCCACGTCGAGACGGGCCGCATCGACAGGCCACGCCCCACCACGGTACGGCAGTTGGCGGACGCCCTCGGCCTCACGGGCGCGCGCCGTGAGGAGTTCCAGGACGCGACCACCGGCGACGACCCGCTCCCCGCGCCGAACCAACGCCCGTGCGCCCACCCCGCGTTCACCTGCCGATCCGGCGAACTCGACCAGCTCGACGCCCTGTTGGCGAACACCCCGCAGCACGCGGCGATCTCGGCCATCGTCGGCACCGCGGGCGTCGGCAAGACCGCGCTCGCCGTGCACTGGGCCTGGCGGCACGCCGACCGCTTCCCCGACGTACTGCTCTATGTCGACCTCGGAGGCTTCCACCCCACCGCCCCCGCCGAACACGCCGACCGCGCCCCCGAGGCCCGGATCGGCCTCTACCGCGGCCTCCTCGCCGGGAAACACGTCCTCGTGCTGATCGACGCTCTGCCCCCGCACCCGGCGAACGCCCTCGAAGACTTGGACATCGACGCGGCGTTCGTGGCGTCCCTTCGGGCCGAAGGGTGCCGAATCCCCTTCAGGATCCAGCGACTTGACGGCGGAGTGCGCCAAGTCGACGACGGCGACCGCCGCTTCCACGGCTCGAAGGACGCGGGCCTTACGCACCCGCCGTACGAGTGGGACGACGACCGCGACGCCGCCGGACAGTTCCTCGACATGATCACGACCGCGCAGGTCGGCCGTATCGCCCGAGCCGCGGGGGTGCGGCAGAAGGACGTCAAGGCGGTCGTCAAGGTCCGCTCCGACGAGAAGTCGAGGGCCGCCGTCGCGGGCGCCAGCAGCTACGCGTGGATGTTCGAGCACATGGCCGCGCTCGCTGCTGTGAAGAGGGGGAACCTCGACTGGGACGCCGCCGAGGCCCTGCGCCGGAAGTGGATCACTGACCTGATCAAGCGCCGCGACCTGCCGAAGAACATCACCAACGACCTGATCGGACACGTCAACAACGCGCTCCTCAACGGGAGTTGGGGTCTCTCCGAGGACCTGGACAAGGAGCCGACCACCGAGATCCTGGCCGCCTTCCTGGGGCTGAACAGCGAGCAGGCCAAAAACCGAGGGGGTTTCGCCGGACACGTCGCGAAGGACCCCAGCAGGGCACCGCAACTCCAGTTCGCGGCGCTCGCCGCCGTCCGCGAGAAGTGCGCGACCCGGAGGGCATGGCGGACGGACAGCCAGCGGTCGGACCGGATCCGGAAGCCCACGGGCCGCTGGTTCATGGTGCTGGAAGCCCTGGGGTACCCGCTGACGCCCATCGAGCAGTCCGTGGTGGATGACGAGCCGTACGACCCGGCGAAGAAGAAGCCCCGCGCCGCGATCGCGTCCGGCGACGAGCGGGGAACGGAACAGGGGTCCGGCACCGCCGAGGAGACCGACGGGCAGGAAGCCGAGGAACCGGCGAACGACGACGAAGTCACCGCCTGA
- a CDS encoding ArsR/SmtB family transcription factor — MLRFHFTPEDLSRLRVASGPHPLWEIAVSLHRFQTREGRWAHAAWYRTACSTLRETGLDRTTMRLLLPLFPRARYFPDFLTPAEGVEGLDAGLDRILATPRHRVADEVARLQETVGAPAWAHRIAEGEPRRQLVQALRAYHRAVIAPCEEHIHERLHAERARHTRTLFRAGIEAVLADLTPAIRWRHPVLEVPAYPCRRDVRLDGRGLLLIPSYFCWNTPITLADPGLPPVLMYPVQHIPTTVSPTAGAPLNSLLGPTRAAVLRAAASGSTTTEAARRAGVTPTTASHHTMLLRDAGLITSHRHANTVLHTLTPLGAALLQRNTRGQAGARRPRETDADE, encoded by the coding sequence ATGCTTCGCTTCCATTTCACGCCTGAGGACCTGTCCCGCCTCAGAGTGGCGTCCGGGCCTCATCCGCTGTGGGAGATCGCGGTAAGTCTGCACCGCTTCCAGACCCGCGAGGGTCGCTGGGCCCACGCCGCCTGGTACCGCACCGCCTGCTCCACGCTCCGCGAAACCGGCCTGGACCGCACCACGATGCGGTTGCTCCTGCCACTTTTCCCGCGAGCCAGATACTTCCCGGATTTCCTCACCCCGGCCGAAGGCGTCGAGGGGCTGGACGCCGGCCTCGACCGCATTCTGGCGACCCCACGCCACCGCGTGGCCGACGAGGTCGCACGGCTCCAGGAGACTGTGGGCGCGCCGGCCTGGGCACACCGGATCGCCGAGGGCGAGCCGCGAAGACAGCTCGTGCAAGCCCTGCGCGCCTATCACCGCGCCGTGATCGCCCCGTGCGAGGAACACATCCACGAGCGTCTGCACGCTGAGCGGGCCAGACACACCCGCACGCTGTTCCGCGCCGGCATCGAGGCGGTCCTCGCCGACCTGACCCCGGCGATCCGCTGGCGGCACCCCGTGCTCGAGGTCCCCGCCTACCCGTGCCGGCGCGACGTCCGCCTCGACGGGCGCGGGCTCCTATTGATCCCCTCCTACTTCTGCTGGAACACTCCCATCACCCTGGCGGACCCCGGCCTCCCGCCCGTCCTGATGTATCCCGTCCAGCACATCCCGACGACGGTGTCCCCCACCGCCGGCGCACCTCTGAACAGCCTGCTCGGCCCCACACGCGCGGCCGTTCTGCGGGCAGCCGCGTCCGGCTCCACCACGACCGAGGCCGCCCGCCGCGCCGGTGTCACCCCCACCACGGCCAGCCACCACACCATGCTGCTGCGCGACGCCGGGTTGATCACCAGCCACCGGCACGCCAACACGGTCCTGCACACGCTCACCCCGCTCGGCGCCGCCTTGCTGCAGCGCAACACGCGGGGCCAGGCGGGCGCACGGCGGCCCCGGGAAACCGACGCCGACGAGTAA
- a CDS encoding peptidase inhibitor family I36 protein → MSSNKHESTPRRRRFRRALAVAGLTGALASLSLVVPSSANAAVRAWECSSGYVCVWNSTNGTGSRCTWSSADPDWWGGSVQCSWSDTQNARSAYNRGTSSSYEGVAFYSGANYSGYLGCLPQNGGYDNDFNVRIRSHRWVASC, encoded by the coding sequence ATGTCCTCGAACAAGCACGAGAGCACGCCCAGGCGGCGTCGCTTCCGCAGGGCCCTGGCGGTCGCCGGCCTCACCGGCGCTCTGGCCTCCCTGAGCTTGGTCGTGCCCAGCAGCGCCAACGCCGCCGTGCGGGCGTGGGAGTGCAGCAGCGGGTACGTGTGCGTCTGGAACAGCACCAACGGCACCGGCAGCCGCTGTACCTGGTCCAGCGCCGACCCGGACTGGTGGGGTGGTTCCGTCCAGTGTTCGTGGTCCGACACGCAGAACGCCCGGTCGGCCTACAACCGCGGTACCTCGTCCTCCTACGAGGGCGTCGCCTTCTACTCGGGCGCCAACTACAGCGGCTACCTCGGCTGTCTGCCGCAGAACGGCGGCTACGACAACGACTTCAACGTCAGGATCCGGTCCCACCGCTGGGTGGCGTCCTGCTGA